In Actinomycetota bacterium, a genomic segment contains:
- a CDS encoding DUF58 domain-containing protein, with protein MLTTRGWALAAGNLALLIAGRLFGIRELFEVGLGLATLVITSCIIVRRGRHQTRLSRAVDPVEVYPGTVVRVEVTIRAGARRSPPLLFVEELPVDLAEGVPAQYRAEDGSSGMEQAVAQPRRTAQYRPGSALTRTGVAPSDQARRSGRRAIGFPVGAIEAHELHHVAYRIVPTKRGRYEIGPGSTIITDPFGLARAPDRPLAKSSLLVFPAFEALLPMAAASPHSIEGAPRPMSPTGSGEDFFTMREYQPGDDVKKIHWRTTARQGRMMVRQEDRPSEPRAVILLDDRRSAHARRADGADSFEACITSAASLIHLFTGQDLAVGLALASRVGGPPAAGGPGAPSSGRRIAGVNERVAKGPDHERLLMQRLAVLGQASGGDLSAAIGALLEPRLGATYLAVVTTAVDPAWELSAGGPRGASGLPLMVIRHLRHSYLSLSTAEAEAEEEQAVAGALVVERAGGTVVNVRAGETLGPAWEQRLGVRPRWSGNATATVAS; from the coding sequence GTGCTGACCACCCGGGGGTGGGCCCTCGCCGCGGGCAACCTGGCCCTGCTCATCGCCGGGCGCCTCTTCGGCATCCGGGAGCTGTTCGAGGTCGGCCTCGGCCTGGCCACCCTGGTGATCACCTCGTGCATCATCGTGCGCCGGGGCCGCCACCAAACCCGGCTGTCCCGGGCGGTGGACCCGGTCGAGGTGTACCCGGGCACCGTCGTGCGGGTCGAGGTGACCATCCGGGCGGGGGCCCGGCGCTCCCCCCCGCTGCTGTTCGTCGAGGAGCTCCCGGTCGACCTGGCCGAGGGGGTGCCCGCCCAGTACCGCGCCGAGGACGGCTCGTCCGGCATGGAGCAGGCAGTGGCCCAGCCCAGACGCACCGCCCAGTACCGGCCCGGCTCCGCCCTGACCCGCACGGGCGTGGCGCCCTCGGACCAGGCCCGGCGGTCGGGCCGCCGGGCGATCGGGTTCCCGGTGGGCGCCATCGAGGCCCACGAGCTGCACCACGTGGCGTACCGGATCGTGCCGACCAAGCGGGGGCGCTACGAGATCGGGCCGGGGTCGACCATCATCACAGACCCCTTCGGCCTCGCCCGGGCCCCCGACCGGCCCCTGGCCAAGAGCTCGCTGCTGGTCTTCCCCGCCTTCGAGGCCCTGCTGCCGATGGCGGCCGCCAGCCCGCACTCGATCGAGGGGGCGCCCCGCCCGATGTCCCCCACCGGCTCGGGCGAGGACTTCTTCACCATGCGGGAGTACCAGCCGGGCGACGACGTCAAGAAGATCCACTGGCGGACCACCGCCCGCCAGGGCCGCATGATGGTGCGCCAGGAGGACCGGCCCTCGGAGCCCCGGGCGGTCATCCTGCTCGACGACCGCCGCTCGGCGCACGCCCGCCGGGCGGACGGCGCCGACTCCTTCGAGGCGTGCATCACCTCGGCCGCCTCGCTCATCCACCTGTTCACCGGCCAGGACCTGGCGGTCGGCCTGGCGCTCGCCTCCCGGGTGGGCGGCCCGCCCGCAGCCGGCGGTCCCGGTGCCCCGTCGTCGGGCCGCCGGATTGCCGGGGTCAACGAGCGCGTCGCCAAGGGGCCGGACCACGAGCGCCTCCTCATGCAACGCCTCGCCGTGCTGGGGCAGGCCTCGGGCGGGGACCTGTCGGCGGCCATCGGCGCCCTGCTGGAGCCCCGCCTGGGCGCCACCTACCTGGCGGTGGTCACCACGGCGGTCGACCCGGCGTGGGAGCTGTCCGCCGGCGGCCCCCGGGGCGCCTCCGGGCTGCCGCTGATGGTCATCCGGCACCTGCGCCACAGCTACCTCAGCCTGAGCACCGCCGAGGCGGAGGCCGAGGAGGAGCAGGCGGTGGCCGGGGCGCTGGTGGTGGAGCGGGCCGGCGGGACGGTGGTCAACGTCCGGGCGGGCGAGACGCTCGGGCCGGCCTGGGAGCAGCGCCTGGGGGTGCGCCCCCGATGGTCGGGGAACGCAACCGCCACAGTGGCGTCATGA
- a CDS encoding MerR family transcriptional regulator, whose amino-acid sequence MFWLCSGRHLVGNPPIRGLGRRCAMHSLESFAAWRKSPLSDLPGAGGFARSARSIVLFALPSSPGSGAASLAERGQVEGFTVLQACQFTGCTTHQLRYWDQIGLVRPSIQSTGGRPGVRRLYSFRDLVALKVVRALLDGGMSLQRVRRAYKYLREKAGLEEHLAGIKLITDGQSIFRIANDDGEILDALRQGQMAFFLAIDEITRNLDQGVAEFLRDREEFVATLRAAEDALLERGALG is encoded by the coding sequence ATGTTCTGGCTGTGTTCTGGCCGCCACCTGGTCGGGAACCCCCCGATCCGGGGGCTGGGGCGGCGCTGTGCGATGCACTCTTTGGAAAGTTTCGCGGCCTGGCGGAAAAGCCCGCTTTCGGACTTGCCCGGCGCCGGTGGGTTTGCTAGAAGTGCAAGATCGATCGTCCTGTTCGCACTTCCCTCTTCCCCGGGGTCGGGCGCGGCATCTCTTGCGGAAAGGGGTCAGGTGGAGGGATTCACAGTCCTGCAGGCTTGTCAATTCACGGGTTGCACTACACATCAACTCCGGTATTGGGATCAGATCGGGCTCGTCCGGCCGAGCATCCAGTCCACAGGGGGGCGCCCCGGCGTGCGGCGCTTGTATTCCTTCCGGGACTTGGTGGCGCTCAAGGTCGTGCGGGCCCTGCTGGATGGCGGGATGTCGTTGCAGCGAGTCCGGCGTGCCTACAAGTATCTACGCGAGAAGGCGGGTCTCGAAGAGCATCTGGCAGGAATCAAGCTGATCACGGACGGCCAGTCGATCTTCCGGATCGCCAACGACGACGGCGAGATTCTCGACGCCCTGCGCCAGGGCCAGATGGCGTTCTTCCTGGCGATCGACGAGATCACCAGGAACCTCGACCAGGGCGTCGCCGAATTCCTGCGTGACCGGGAAGAATTCGTCGCCACCCTGCGGGCGGCCGAGGACGCGCTCCTGGAGCGGGGAGCGCTGGGCTAA
- the dinB gene encoding DNA polymerase IV, with protein sequence MSRPETAVPEAERWPTPVLHADLDAFYASVEILKNPSLAGKPVIVGGTSSRGVVTSASYEARRFGVTSAMPTSRARRLCPHGIFVSPDFEAYPRYSRMVREVFDSFSPVVEPLALDEAFLDLRGASRMWPGPDGPVELARALRHAVTEATGLVVSAGLAPNKFLAKLASRRAKPDGLVLVEPDRVEAFLHPLPAGELWGVGERTKELLDRLGLRTIGDIAAVPPETLTRALGSLGTQIAKLAAGIDDRRVVADPPRKSVGAEETFERDLVADEEIARGLLGLADRVSSRLRGQGISGRTITVKVRYASFVTVTRARTLAWEVDSTAPIYATARSLCATALKASATSPSNVRVRLLGVSVGQLGDWPASEQISLEGGPRWPAAEGALDEIRRRFGDHAVQLGTLLP encoded by the coding sequence GTGAGCCGGCCCGAGACAGCCGTGCCGGAGGCGGAGCGATGGCCGACGCCTGTGCTGCACGCCGACCTCGACGCCTTCTACGCCTCGGTCGAGATCCTGAAGAACCCCTCCCTGGCCGGCAAGCCGGTCATCGTGGGGGGCACGTCGTCCCGCGGCGTGGTCACCTCGGCCTCCTACGAGGCCCGCCGGTTCGGGGTCACCTCGGCGATGCCGACCTCCCGGGCCCGCCGGCTCTGCCCGCACGGCATCTTCGTCTCCCCGGACTTCGAGGCCTACCCCCGCTACTCCCGGATGGTGCGGGAGGTCTTCGACTCGTTCTCGCCGGTGGTGGAGCCCCTCGCCCTGGACGAGGCCTTCCTCGACCTCCGGGGGGCCAGCCGGATGTGGCCCGGCCCCGACGGGCCCGTGGAGCTGGCCCGGGCGCTCCGCCACGCAGTCACCGAGGCCACCGGTCTGGTGGTCTCCGCCGGGCTGGCGCCCAACAAGTTCCTCGCCAAGCTGGCCTCCCGGCGGGCGAAGCCGGACGGGCTGGTGCTGGTCGAGCCCGACCGGGTCGAGGCCTTCCTGCACCCGCTCCCCGCGGGCGAGCTGTGGGGGGTGGGGGAACGCACCAAGGAGCTGCTGGACCGCCTGGGCCTGCGTACCATCGGCGACATCGCGGCGGTGCCCCCCGAGACGCTTACCCGGGCGCTCGGGTCGCTCGGTACCCAGATCGCCAAGCTGGCGGCGGGGATCGACGACCGTAGGGTGGTGGCCGACCCGCCCCGCAAGTCGGTGGGGGCCGAGGAGACCTTCGAGCGGGACCTGGTGGCCGACGAGGAGATCGCCCGGGGCCTGCTGGGCCTGGCCGACCGGGTGTCCTCCCGGCTGCGCGGGCAGGGCATCAGCGGCCGGACCATCACGGTGAAGGTGCGCTACGCCTCCTTCGTGACGGTGACCCGGGCACGGACCCTGGCCTGGGAGGTGGACTCCACGGCCCCGATCTATGCCACCGCCCGGAGCCTGTGCGCCACCGCACTGAAGGCGTCGGCCACCAGCCCCTCCAATGTGAGGGTGCGCCTTCTGGGCGTTTCGGTGGGCCAGCTGGGCGACTGGCCGGCCTCGGAGCAGATCTCCCTGGAGGGCGGTCCGCGCTGGCCGGCGGCCGAGGGTGCCCTCGACGAAATCCGCCGCCGCTTCGGGGACCATGCCGTGCAGCTGGGTACGCTTCTTCCATGA
- a CDS encoding MoxR family ATPase yields the protein MAIAEIDYDGFAQAFESIAANVERVIEGKADVIRLALIALAAEGHLLVEDVPGVGKTMLAKAIARSISCEWRRIQFTPDLLPSDVTGVGIYDGEVKRFVFKPGPVFANIVLGDEINRASPKTQSALLESMEERQVSVDGVTHPLPRPFMVMATQNPIDHVGTYPLPEAQLDRFIMRLSMGYPDANASLRILDRHGATEPVYSLDPVVDQDGVLRLIQGARNVHAAEALKRYVVDLTEATRAHPGVSLGASPRASLFLLKAARAKAASEGRDYVLPDDVKALARPVLAHRLLLSPQAQSRGRTQEDLVAEMLGTVPVPSPGRR from the coding sequence ATGGCCATCGCCGAGATCGACTACGACGGCTTTGCTCAGGCCTTCGAGTCGATCGCCGCCAACGTCGAGCGGGTGATCGAGGGCAAGGCCGACGTCATCCGGCTGGCCCTGATCGCCCTGGCCGCCGAGGGCCACCTGCTGGTGGAGGACGTGCCCGGCGTGGGCAAGACGATGCTGGCCAAAGCCATCGCCCGCAGCATCTCGTGCGAGTGGCGACGCATCCAGTTCACCCCCGACCTGTTGCCCTCCGACGTCACCGGGGTGGGTATCTACGACGGGGAGGTCAAGCGCTTCGTCTTCAAGCCCGGCCCGGTGTTCGCCAACATCGTGCTGGGCGACGAGATCAACCGGGCGTCGCCCAAGACCCAGTCCGCCCTCCTGGAGTCGATGGAGGAGCGCCAGGTCTCGGTGGACGGCGTGACCCACCCCCTCCCCCGCCCGTTCATGGTGATGGCCACCCAGAACCCCATCGACCACGTCGGCACCTACCCGTTGCCCGAGGCGCAGCTGGACCGCTTCATCATGCGGCTGTCGATGGGCTACCCGGACGCCAACGCCTCACTGCGCATCCTGGACCGTCACGGCGCCACCGAGCCGGTCTACAGCCTGGACCCGGTGGTGGACCAGGACGGTGTCCTGCGCCTCATCCAGGGCGCCCGCAATGTCCACGCCGCCGAGGCCCTGAAGCGCTACGTCGTGGACCTGACCGAGGCCACCCGTGCCCACCCGGGCGTCAGCCTGGGCGCCAGCCCGCGGGCGTCGTTGTTCCTGCTCAAGGCCGCCCGGGCGAAAGCGGCCTCCGAGGGCCGGGACTACGTCCTGCCCGACGACGTGAAGGCGCTCGCCCGCCCGGTCCTCGCCCACCGGCTGCTCCTCTCCCCGCAGGCCCAGAGCCGGGGGCGCACCCAGGAGGATCTGGTGGCCGAGATGCTCGGCACCGTGCCGGTCCCGAGCCCCGGCCGGCGATAG
- a CDS encoding DUF3040 domain-containing protein, with protein MPLSEHEQKILEEIERQLYEQDPKFARTVASRARKGQSAHSLRRGIILFVLGFAALFGFFIDPTLWLGVPSFLLMLLGATLAYHGLRRSGEERAARRAGGDGIGKRLKDVPGRIRRLRRRDGE; from the coding sequence ATGCCTCTCTCCGAGCACGAACAGAAGATCCTCGAGGAAATCGAGCGCCAGCTCTACGAGCAGGATCCGAAGTTCGCCCGGACGGTGGCGAGCCGTGCCCGCAAGGGCCAGTCGGCCCACAGCCTGCGGCGGGGGATCATCCTCTTCGTCTTGGGTTTCGCCGCCCTCTTCGGCTTCTTCATCGACCCCACCCTCTGGCTCGGGGTGCCCTCGTTCCTCCTCATGCTGCTCGGCGCCACGCTGGCCTACCACGGCCTGCGGCGCAGCGGCGAGGAGCGGGCAGCCCGGCGGGCGGGTGGCGACGGCATCGGGAAGCGGTTGAAGGACGTCCCCGGCCGGATCCGGCGGCTCCGCCGCCGGGACGGCGAGTAG
- a CDS encoding bifunctional (p)ppGpp synthetase/guanosine-3',5'-bis(diphosphate) 3'-pyrophosphohydrolase, translating into MAPETTSETTSEARPRPDGTAPLTAVVSPAEPPGVEARPEPARPRPQTASRREPRGPQRVVRKGVKAMLSRLRLLPVGPTPKEIEDVVREVKAHHPKADVREMVRAFELARVAHEGQYRKSGELFIEHPIGVARILAQLGMDETTIVGALLHDAVEDTDLELEDIETSFGAEVAAIIDGLTKLDKLRFRSKEQEKAENLRKMIVAMARDLRVLIIKLADRLHNMRTLGALAPHKRELIATETLEIYAPLADRLGMQPIKSELEDLAFKNLHPKAYEELAAMVAQRQPEREVYIQVVIDEVQARLRDVRVKAIVTGRPKHFYSIYEKMTTRGREFDQIFDLVGVRVIVDSERDCYAVLGAIHSLWKPVPGRFKDYIAMPKFNLYQSLHTTVVGPQGKPLEVQMRTREMHRMAEWGVASHWRYKEGLKVERAADEQVAWMQRMLELGQTEDDREFLDTLKLDLFAGEVFVFTPQGDIIQLPKGATPIDFAYAIHTEVGHACAGARVDGRLVPLEHQLSSGETVQIVTSKTSSGPSRDWLKLVVTPRARTKIRQWFTKERREEAISEGKDAVAKAIRRAGLPLQRILAGHELETIVTDLKFGSLEAFYGSVGEGRTPVNSVVARLLRNQVEPLADEPAVRTSPVKAEPATTGGVVVEGVGDVLVKLSRCCMPVPGDPIVGFVTRGRGISVHRIDCPNLRAGGLAEQPERRIEVSWDPRAGGLFPVSIGVEALDRPRLLRDVSQAISEYGVNIAGVTSTTVRGIAQFRFTVSLVDPKALDKILAGVRKVEAVYDAFRVTPGRA; encoded by the coding sequence ATGGCCCCAGAGACCACCTCTGAAACCACGTCCGAGGCCCGCCCCCGGCCCGACGGAACCGCCCCGCTCACGGCCGTCGTGTCGCCCGCGGAGCCCCCGGGCGTTGAGGCCCGCCCAGAACCGGCCCGCCCCCGCCCCCAGACCGCCTCCCGCCGGGAGCCCCGGGGCCCCCAGCGGGTGGTCCGCAAGGGCGTCAAGGCGATGCTCTCCCGCCTCCGGCTCCTGCCCGTCGGCCCGACGCCGAAGGAGATCGAGGATGTCGTCCGGGAGGTGAAGGCGCACCACCCCAAGGCCGACGTGCGGGAGATGGTCCGGGCCTTCGAGCTGGCCCGGGTGGCCCACGAGGGCCAGTACCGCAAGTCCGGGGAGCTGTTCATCGAGCACCCCATCGGCGTCGCCCGGATCCTCGCCCAGCTGGGCATGGACGAGACCACCATCGTGGGCGCCCTCCTGCACGATGCGGTGGAGGACACCGACCTCGAGCTGGAGGACATCGAGACGTCCTTCGGGGCCGAGGTGGCGGCGATCATCGACGGGCTGACCAAGCTCGACAAGCTCCGGTTCCGCTCCAAGGAGCAGGAGAAGGCGGAGAACCTCCGCAAGATGATCGTGGCCATGGCCCGGGACCTCCGGGTCCTGATCATCAAGCTGGCCGACCGGCTGCACAACATGCGCACGCTCGGTGCCCTGGCCCCCCACAAGCGGGAGCTGATCGCCACCGAGACCCTGGAGATCTACGCCCCCCTCGCCGACCGCCTGGGCATGCAGCCGATCAAGTCCGAGCTGGAGGACCTGGCCTTCAAGAACCTGCACCCCAAGGCCTACGAGGAGCTGGCGGCGATGGTGGCTCAGCGCCAGCCGGAACGGGAGGTCTACATCCAGGTCGTCATCGACGAAGTGCAGGCCCGCCTGCGCGACGTCCGGGTCAAGGCCATCGTGACCGGCCGGCCGAAGCACTTCTACTCGATCTACGAAAAGATGACCACCCGGGGACGGGAGTTCGACCAGATCTTCGACCTGGTGGGCGTGCGGGTCATCGTGGACTCGGAGCGGGACTGCTACGCCGTCCTGGGCGCCATCCACTCGCTGTGGAAGCCGGTGCCCGGCCGGTTCAAGGACTACATCGCCATGCCCAAGTTCAACCTCTACCAGTCCCTGCACACCACCGTCGTCGGCCCCCAGGGCAAGCCGCTGGAGGTGCAGATGCGCACCCGGGAGATGCACCGCATGGCCGAGTGGGGGGTCGCCTCACACTGGCGCTACAAGGAGGGCCTGAAGGTCGAGCGGGCGGCCGACGAGCAGGTCGCCTGGATGCAGCGGATGCTGGAGCTGGGCCAGACCGAGGACGACCGGGAGTTCCTGGACACCCTCAAGCTGGACCTGTTCGCCGGGGAGGTGTTCGTCTTCACCCCGCAGGGCGACATCATCCAGCTCCCCAAGGGCGCCACCCCGATCGACTTCGCCTACGCCATCCACACCGAAGTGGGCCACGCCTGCGCCGGGGCCCGGGTGGACGGGCGGCTGGTCCCGCTCGAGCACCAGCTCTCCTCGGGCGAGACCGTGCAGATCGTCACCTCGAAGACGTCCAGCGGCCCCAGCCGGGACTGGCTGAAGCTGGTGGTGACCCCCCGGGCCCGGACCAAGATCCGGCAGTGGTTCACCAAGGAGCGCCGGGAGGAGGCCATCTCCGAGGGCAAGGACGCGGTGGCCAAGGCCATCCGCCGTGCGGGGCTGCCGCTGCAGCGCATCCTGGCGGGCCACGAGCTGGAGACCATCGTCACCGACCTCAAGTTCGGCAGCCTGGAGGCCTTCTACGGCTCGGTCGGCGAGGGCCGGACGCCGGTGAACAGCGTGGTCGCCCGGTTGCTGCGCAACCAGGTGGAGCCGCTGGCCGACGAGCCGGCGGTGCGCACGTCGCCCGTGAAGGCCGAGCCCGCGACCACCGGCGGCGTTGTGGTGGAAGGGGTGGGCGACGTCCTGGTCAAGCTGTCCCGCTGCTGCATGCCGGTGCCCGGCGACCCCATCGTGGGCTTCGTCACCCGGGGGCGGGGAATCTCCGTCCACCGCATCGACTGCCCCAACCTGCGCGCCGGCGGGCTGGCCGAGCAGCCCGAGCGGCGCATCGAGGTGTCCTGGGATCCCCGGGCCGGGGGCCTGTTCCCGGTGTCGATCGGGGTGGAGGCCCTGGACCGCCCGCGGCTCCTGCGGGACGTGTCGCAGGCGATCTCCGAGTACGGGGTCAACATCGCCGGCGTCACCTCGACGACGGTGCGGGGCATCGCCCAGTTCCGCTTCACGGTCAGCCTGGTCGACCCGAAGGCGCTCGACAAGATCCTCGCCGGCGTGCGCAAGGTCGAAGCGGTGTACGACGCCTTCCGGGTCACACCCGGGCGCGCCTGA
- a CDS encoding transglutaminaseTgpA domain-containing protein, with translation MTREGESRLVLALALVAGATIFAYTRVFAGHSWLIPALAAAWGSLALTRGLVRLKVQPSLLVAVLLVAGAVLVLVVVFPSATLYGLPTGGAIRTALDAARAAEKQISAVTAPIPVSSGFLALAMAASWLAGCLSASLLGTTSQRRPEGAAQSGLSPSLIAPVPWIILFAVAAGVGQGGNRLVAVGVFFASVLAYLLAEGWSSIGHLPKLDGAVRLGVVSLAGALILPNVVPGYRSGPIFPWARLGPTTETTVSPLVQIKPFLLQQSNVTLFHVQASDPVYWRLTSLDQFTGQAWMSSGSYNAASGTLSSPAPGITNTVVRQSYHIASLGGIWVPAAFKPTRVQGLSTSLDQDSQTLIVASGSSLHPGAAYSVTSAAPEPTGDELVAAGAGTPRGAADTALPASTVAEIRPIVNQVVNGATGAYDQAVAVQDYLRSFTYDESVPAGSGTDYLYTFLTQTKRGYCEQFAGAMAVMLRILGIPSRVAVGFLPGTQGPGINGLADYTVTGKDAHAWPEAYFSGIGWVAFEPTPRPGLVPPAYTIPAQPVQDQQPPSEQPTPAATSPDTGPAAASPTTAPQSRHNQVPQPVAHHHQSAAERAAEDVVLLLVLGLALLFGAREARLRLPEWLARTPQEKAIAIYDEFALRAADAARSRTRGETVAEYARVVVQECGVPPAPVQAVTLAYQQAIYARQGPGADVVHMARAANRDLRRLLFRKATWRGRVRLALSPHPLFTRVTRSAPRGAPGYAR, from the coding sequence GTGACCCGGGAGGGCGAGAGCCGCCTGGTCCTGGCCCTGGCCCTGGTGGCCGGGGCGACGATCTTCGCCTACACCCGGGTGTTCGCCGGGCACTCCTGGCTGATCCCGGCCCTCGCGGCCGCCTGGGGGTCGCTGGCGCTCACCCGCGGGCTGGTGCGCCTGAAGGTGCAGCCCAGCCTCCTGGTGGCCGTGCTGCTGGTGGCGGGCGCCGTCCTCGTTCTGGTCGTGGTGTTCCCCTCGGCCACGCTGTACGGCCTGCCGACCGGAGGGGCGATCCGGACGGCGCTCGACGCCGCCCGGGCCGCCGAGAAGCAGATCTCGGCGGTCACCGCCCCCATCCCGGTGTCCTCCGGGTTCCTCGCCCTGGCGATGGCCGCCTCGTGGCTGGCGGGCTGCCTGTCGGCATCCCTGCTCGGCACCACCAGCCAGCGCCGCCCGGAGGGGGCTGCCCAGTCCGGCCTGTCGCCCTCGCTGATCGCCCCGGTGCCCTGGATCATCCTGTTCGCCGTCGCCGCCGGGGTCGGCCAGGGCGGGAACCGGCTGGTGGCGGTCGGCGTGTTCTTCGCCTCCGTGTTGGCCTACCTGCTCGCCGAGGGCTGGAGCAGCATCGGCCACCTGCCCAAGCTGGACGGGGCCGTGCGCCTCGGGGTGGTCTCGCTGGCGGGCGCCCTGATCCTGCCCAACGTGGTGCCGGGCTACCGGTCCGGCCCGATCTTCCCGTGGGCCCGGCTGGGGCCGACCACCGAGACCACGGTCAGCCCGTTGGTGCAGATCAAGCCCTTCTTGCTGCAGCAGTCCAACGTCACCCTGTTCCACGTCCAAGCCAGCGACCCGGTCTACTGGCGGCTGACCTCCCTGGACCAGTTCACCGGCCAGGCGTGGATGTCTTCGGGCAGCTACAACGCGGCGAGCGGGACCCTGTCCTCGCCGGCGCCCGGCATCACCAACACCGTGGTCCGCCAGAGCTACCACATCGCCTCGCTGGGGGGGATCTGGGTCCCGGCCGCCTTCAAGCCCACCCGGGTGCAGGGCCTGTCCACCTCGCTGGACCAGGACTCGCAGACCCTGATCGTCGCCTCAGGGTCCTCGCTGCACCCGGGCGCCGCCTACTCGGTCACCTCGGCGGCACCCGAGCCCACCGGCGATGAGCTGGTCGCCGCCGGCGCCGGGACCCCGCGCGGGGCGGCCGACACCGCCCTGCCGGCGTCCACCGTCGCCGAGATCCGCCCGATCGTGAACCAGGTGGTGAACGGGGCCACGGGGGCCTACGACCAGGCGGTGGCGGTGCAGGACTACCTGCGCAGCTTCACCTACGACGAGTCGGTCCCCGCCGGCTCCGGCACGGACTACCTGTACACGTTCCTGACCCAGACCAAGCGGGGCTACTGCGAGCAGTTCGCCGGGGCGATGGCGGTGATGCTGCGCATCCTCGGGATCCCCTCCCGGGTGGCGGTCGGCTTCCTGCCCGGGACCCAGGGGCCGGGCATCAACGGCCTGGCCGACTACACCGTGACCGGCAAGGACGCCCACGCCTGGCCCGAGGCCTACTTCAGCGGCATCGGATGGGTGGCCTTCGAACCCACCCCCCGGCCCGGTCTGGTGCCGCCGGCGTACACCATCCCCGCCCAGCCGGTCCAGGACCAGCAGCCCCCGTCCGAGCAACCCACCCCGGCGGCCACCAGCCCGGACACCGGGCCGGCGGCCGCCTCGCCCACCACCGCCCCCCAGTCCCGCCACAACCAGGTGCCCCAGCCCGTGGCCCATCACCACCAGAGCGCGGCGGAGCGGGCCGCCGAGGATGTCGTCCTGCTCCTGGTGCTGGGCCTGGCGCTGCTGTTCGGCGCCCGGGAGGCCCGCCTCCGCCTGCCGGAGTGGCTGGCGCGCACTCCCCAGGAGAAGGCGATCGCCATCTACGACGAGTTCGCCTTGCGGGCGGCCGACGCCGCCCGCAGCCGGACGCGGGGCGAGACGGTGGCGGAGTACGCCCGGGTGGTGGTGCAGGAATGCGGCGTGCCGCCGGCCCCGGTCCAGGCGGTGACGCTGGCGTACCAGCAGGCGATCTACGCCCGGCAGGGGCCGGGCGCGGACGTGGTTCACATGGCGAGGGCCGCCAACCGTGATCTCCGCAGGCTCCTCTTCCGGAAGGCTACCTGGCGGGGAAGGGTCCGGCTGGCCCTCTCCCCACACCCCTTGTTCACCCGGGTCACCCGGTCCGCACCCCGGGGTGCCCCGGGGTACGCCCGGTAG
- a CDS encoding HNH endonuclease: protein MGRSLVLNATDEPLCIVPSRRAVVLVLKSKAEIIEANASAFHSEKAAIPVPSVVRLTYFVKVPYRARATLSRRAVFIRDGYECQYCGAAAENVDHVQPRSKGGPHTWENVVASCRRCNSRKENRTAAEVGLKLRRIPRAPRGSHFLVVAAGKPEPSWEPYLVPEGLGTAG, encoded by the coding sequence TTGGGGAGATCGCTGGTACTCAATGCCACCGACGAGCCTCTGTGCATCGTGCCCTCCCGGCGCGCGGTGGTGCTGGTTCTCAAGTCCAAGGCTGAGATCATCGAGGCGAACGCCTCCGCTTTCCACTCCGAGAAGGCCGCCATCCCGGTCCCCAGCGTGGTCCGGCTCACCTATTTCGTGAAGGTGCCTTACCGCGCCCGCGCCACCCTGTCCCGGCGGGCGGTATTCATCCGGGACGGCTACGAGTGCCAGTACTGCGGGGCGGCGGCCGAGAACGTCGACCACGTGCAGCCCCGCTCCAAGGGCGGGCCGCACACCTGGGAGAACGTCGTGGCCTCCTGCCGGCGCTGCAACTCGCGCAAGGAGAACCGCACCGCCGCCGAGGTGGGCCTCAAGCTGCGCCGCATCCCGCGGGCGCCCAGGGGGAGCCACTTCCTGGTGGTGGCGGCGGGCAAGCCCGAGCCGAGCTGGGAGCCGTACCTGGTCCCCGAGGGCCTGGGCACTGCGGGCTGA
- the dtd gene encoding D-aminoacyl-tRNA deacylase: MRLVLQRVTAASVRVGEELVGAIGPGLLVLVGVGRDDTHPIARRLARKVAAQRIFPDPAGRMNVSLLEIEGSALVVSQFTLYGETRKGNRPSFVAAAPPDLAVGVLAAFVSELRFLGVEVEEGRFGAHMEVSLVNDGPVTILMEV, encoded by the coding sequence GTGCGGCTGGTCCTGCAGCGGGTGACGGCCGCCTCGGTCCGGGTGGGCGAGGAGCTGGTCGGCGCCATCGGCCCCGGGCTGCTGGTCCTGGTGGGCGTGGGCCGGGACGACACCCACCCCATCGCCCGCCGCCTGGCCCGCAAGGTGGCCGCCCAACGCATCTTCCCCGACCCCGCCGGCCGGATGAACGTGTCGCTGCTCGAGATCGAGGGCTCGGCCCTGGTGGTCTCCCAGTTCACCCTTTACGGCGAGACCCGGAAGGGCAACCGGCCGTCGTTCGTCGCCGCCGCCCCGCCCGACCTGGCGGTGGGCGTGCTGGCGGCGTTTGTCAGCGAGCTGCGCTTTCTGGGCGTCGAAGTGGAGGAAGGTCGCTTCGGCGCCCACATGGAGGTGAGCCTGGTCAACGACGGGCCGGTGACGATCCTGATGGAGGTCTGA